A portion of the Vreelandella subglaciescola genome contains these proteins:
- the rpmE gene encoding 50S ribosomal protein L31 encodes MRQGIHPKYNTVTATCSCGESFAVGTTSGHDFSLDVCSNCHPFYTGKQKQATTGGRVERFNKRFGAAMKRG; translated from the coding sequence ATGAGACAAGGTATCCACCCGAAATACAACACGGTCACTGCCACCTGTTCCTGCGGCGAGAGCTTTGCCGTTGGCACCACGTCGGGCCATGACTTCTCGCTGGACGTTTGCTCCAACTGCCACCCGTTCTACACCGGCAAGCAGAAGCAAGCGACCACCGGCGGCCGCGTAGAGCGCTTCAACAAGCGTTTCGGCGCCGCAATGAAGCGCGGTTAA